The Aestuariibaculum lutulentum genome segment TTTACCGGTTTCACCCATAAAATAGATTTCAATGGGCTGATTTTGCTTAATCTCATATTCTGCGATTGCCTGCCTGCAAGCGCCACAGGGCGGAATAGGCTCCAAAGTTGGTTTATTTATTGAAGTGGCCGATATAGCCATTTTTAGTACGGCTGCCTCAGGATAATTGGCTCCCGCATAATAAATGGCGGTTCGTTCGGCACAAAGCCCTGAAGGATAAGACGCATTCTCCTGATTATTACCCGAGACTATCTCGCCGTTATTTAATAACAATGCAGCTCCTACATTAAACTTAGAATACGGCGCATAAGCCTTATTCCTTGCTTCAACCGCCCTTTCCATTAAATTTATAATATCCTTTGGCAACTCATTTATTGTATCGTAAACCTGCAATACAGTTTCTATTTTTATTTCCTTCATAAGCTTTATGTCAACTTCAGCGAAGTACAGCCCCGCTTCAATAAAGTTAAGAAACTATTACAAGCAAAAAAACTATTGCTGCTGGCAATAGTTTTTTTGTTATTCTGAATTTTAAAAATATTTTAATATTCCATATACGTTCCTGAGCCAATATTAAGTGTCAGCGAAAAACGTAATGTTCCTTCTAAAGGACTCTGAACTTTTGCTGTTGAGAACAGGTATGATAAATCGATGTTTACCACATTCGCTTTAAATCCAGCCCCAAGTGCCATAAATTTTCTAGCACCTTTTTCTTCACTCTCATTAAAATAACCAGCTCTTAATGCAAATGAATCCTGATACATATATTCAGCTCCTAATGCCCAAGTGAACTCCTTAATCTCTTCACTAAATCCTCCTGGGGCATCACCAAATGACTGGAATATACCTGACAAGAAATTTACATCTTGAGATTTTCCGTCGTAAATAATATTGTTTCTTTCTGACGACACAGGATCTCCTAACTCATCAACGCCTTCATCATATACCCCATTACTATTATTATCCGTAAAATTATATTCAGTTCCCATAATAGGGGGCGTTGGCACTAAAAGTTTAGCCACCTCCAGAGTAACCCCTAATTTATTATACTGATCGAAAATGAAATCGAAACCACCTCCTAAACGTAAGTTTGTTGGTTGAAAATTATCTGCTCCACCATCATCATATTTAAATTTTGGTCCGATATTCTGTATTGCCCAACCAGCTCTCCATCGTCCGTTAAAATCTGAATAAACCTCTTCTTCACTTTGATAGTATCCAGAAATATCAACACCAAAAGAACTCGCTGCACTGGCATCACTATTATCATAATTCAGTCTTAAATCTGATAATAAATAACGCATAGCTACCGACATGGCATATTGATCACTTAATCTTAAAGCATAAGATACGTCGAATGCTAATTCATTTGGTTTTTGAATTACAGGCTGATCAAATTCATTGTTCACAAATTCAATCTCCCCAAGTCCGAAGTATTTAAAACTGGCTGCAAAAGCACTACGTTCATCTAGACGATTAAAATACGACAAATAGGCGATTCCCATATCGTTTACTAATTTCTTAAGATATGGCGTATAACTTAATGAGATTCCAGATTTAGTTTCTGAAAACACATACTTAGATGAATTCCATTGTTGAGAAAATGCATCTACTGAAGTTGCAACCCCCATATCACCCATACCTGCAGCACGTGCATCTGGAGCAATTAAGGTGAATGGCATACCAGTTGTTATAACTCTGGAATCATTTGGATTAGGCCTTATAGTTGTTTGTGCACTAACACTTAAGACACACATTAGCGCTAAAAGAAGTAATAATTGGTTTTTCATTGGTTAATTTTAATTCGACAAATATATATTTTTATTAGAGTATTACAAGTTTCTCTATTTTCTCAACCTTTTTATTTAACAGCTCAGACTGGACTGTTAATTTATAAATGTACACGCCTTTTCCGATTCTATCTCCAAAGTCATCACGACCATCCCATACAATATCTCTTGAAAGCGTGCTATTTATAATTCCTCCCCCTGATGTTTGACCATTTAAGGTTCTCACCAATTTTCCTGAAACCGTGAATATCTGTATAGAAACGTTTAAAGGTGCCGAACTATTGTGATTAAACCAAAATTCGGTGTAATTTACAAATGGATTTGGGTAATTTAAGACATTATCTATTACCAGTTCCTGATCCTGATCGTAAACCACAAACTGAATTTCGGCTATTGAAGAATTATTATACACATCCCAGGCTTTAAGTGTCAGGGTATGTAATCCGGGTTCTAAATCACGGAACGGAAAACTCACTATTCCATTGGTATATACATCCAACTCGGTTTGATAATAATCATTCAATATATAAGGATTCGTTTCGTCACCATCAATAATAGCCACAATATCATGACCAATGCCACTCGCCGTATTAATACCGTTGGCATCTTCTAATTTAGCCAGTAAAGTTGGCGATTCGTTTGTAATTCCTCCTGAAACAAAGGTTTCATCATTCATATAAAGCGTTATAACCGGCCCAATATTATCTTCCTCAGCATCTTCATTTAAACCACCAATTTTAACAATATCAACACTCGCACCTGTCTGATCTTCTAACAGCGCGCCATTTTCTGAATAAAAACTCACCTTACCTGAACCAACAGGAATACCAATATCCTTTGGTACAATAAAATCGAATTCGAATTGACCGTTAGTCACAGATGCCTGACCTCTAAAAATAACTTCACCTAAGGTTTTAAAATTTAACTTGACTAATTGTCCGTTCAATGTGGTTCCATCATTAGCTAAAGTTTGTCTATCAATGTCCTTATCATAAATAGTCGTAGACAGCACACCGTTATAATTAGAAAGTATGTTTCCTGACAAATCGGTTACTTCTCCGGCCAATTTAACATAACTCAAGGCTTTTAAAGTATCTGTCGCCTGAGTAATCGGCACATCATTAATTTTAGTTAAACTAATATTTGGTTTAGCGAAAGCTAATTTCATAGCCGGATCTCCAATGAAAAATATTAAACGACGCTGACTTTGCCCTGACAACGTCGGGTCATTTTTTGTCAGTCTCAAGGCTTCTGCCATAGACGGATATTCAAAATCACCATAAGTATCATTATCGCTAAAAGAGAAAAGATATTGCCCCAAAACATTATTAAAAGCGATAGCAAAACTCACAAATATTTGTCGGGTTGTCGTGATTAAACCAATAGCTCCTGCTTCTTTATTCCAATAGGTAAATTCGCCTGCTGTTTGCCTGTATGGATTATCGAACTTTGTAAACTCACAAGTTACCGTTACAAAACAATTGAGTTTATTATAATTTCTGAAAGATTCAATATTCGGTTTGGTTAAAATACGTTCCTGCGCTAAACCATCTTCACCACCATGTCCAAAATAATTAATTACTAAAGCCCCATTATCAATAGCATTTAAAAACTCTGTATTAGCTTGAGGATAACGCTCACCTCCTGCCGAAGTCTCCTGCTTAAACGCGTCGCTATGAATTTTCACTATATTCATAAAAGGCTTGGCTTCGGTTACCATATTACCAAGATTGTCGGTAGTAGACTGCAAAATGCCTTCCCAATCTTGGTCGACATCATCTGAAACAACTACAAAGTTATTTCGCCAGCTTCCGTAAGCTTCTTTCGAATAGTACGATTCTATTTTATCTACAAGTTCTTTTGCTTGTTGAGGGTTATCGGCAATAATCCTTCCAACTGCAATATCAAGTTTATCACTTGTTAACATCGTTCCTTCATTTTCATTCATCATCCCATAAAAATCATCTGAGATATACGAATTAGTCAAGTTGAAACTATTATAGGAATGCCATGATGGTACAATATTCGTATTATTAGGAATTCTATCTTTATAATCGAAAGAGCCATCTCCAAATAAACACAGGTATTTTATTTCACCTCCAGGATTAACAGGGTTATCGTAAACATACTTCACCAGATTTCTTATGGCACCTATATCCGGATTCCCTGTACTGAATTCATTATATATTTCATCTAAACCAAACACCTTAACATTCAAACCATATTGATTTGCATTTATCTGTGCTAGGCGATTAGCCTGACTTAACATATTATTTGGTGAAACAATAATATAATCTACATCCTGCTCCTCCCCAAAACTATTTCGAAAAACAGTTCCTTTAATATTCTGGTTACTTACTGTTGTATTTGTGTCATATTTAGGCTCATAAAAATTACTTGCTGTTACAGCTACATAGTTTCTTAATTCACCTAATGTTGTAGTAAAGCTTAACGTAGATGCTTGTTCAGCATGCTCATAGTTTAACACATTAAATATATCGGTCACATCCCAAATTTCTGAAATCCCGGAAGCATCACTAATTTGATATTCTCCAATTCCCGAAGCTGATGCTACCACATCGTTTTTAAATTGAAACTGTTTATTATAGAATTTAAGTGCTCGAGTCGCTTCAACAGAAATATAATCTAAATACCCAACAGCACTCGGGTTGCCTTGATTATTATAATTAAGACCCACATTTAAGGTAGAAGAATTCACCGTAATATCATTAAAATATGATGCACCACTTGCTAAAGTCGGCGAACTTGCTCCACTTAAATTCATAGTAGTGATAAGAGATCCATTCACTGTAAGTGCCATAGAACTCATAGAACCTGATGTTGCCGCAACATAAACTTTTAAAGTAACCGGCTCGGTCGTTACTAAATCAGGAAATTCAAACGAATACGTTTTACTATTATCCACATCAAAACGATCACCAAACCAACGACGCCCTAAAAATGCAATATTATGTTCGTCCTTTTCATAGAATTTATAATCCTGATAGGTATTAATAACCATATCGACGGTTCCTGTTGGTTGGGTAAAAGGCTGAATGCGTTTTCCTGAGCCAGAACTTACATTTATATAATAATAAGTCTTATCGGTATAACAATTAATATTGGTATTACTTTCAGAATTATACATACGAGGTCCTTGGGCATAAAACAAGATATGATCGTTACTATCAAACACGCCATCTTCTTCCCCTACAAACTTTATGGCATTCTCCTGAACATCGAAAGGATAAGGTTCTGCATTAGAATACGGAATCATTCGTCCTCCGTTACCATATAACTTTATTGTTCTTGGATCGACACTATTAACATTTACCCCCAAGCGTTGCAAAAAACTTTTCGACAGTTTAAACACCCCTGTTGTATCAACATAAAACTTATACCATTCTCCACTACTAAGCACCGAATTAGTTCTGGCTTTAGTTGCATAAGTCTTACTAGATACATTAGTTCTCGAAGTACTGACTCCAAGTGTATAATTAATTTGAAAAGACATAACCTTTTTATAGGTTCCGTTCGTATCCTTTATTATAGGTGATATTTGAAAAAGCACAAAACGTTTATCTCGAGCTATTGCATTTTTTAAACTAAATTTTAATTTTGATGGAATAGTTGACTCATCTAAATCTTTGAATTCCTGTTTTGAAATCGAGGCATATACCACATTACTAACAGCAACAGAAGATTCATTAACTACTCCAGAAGTAACCCACTGCGAAACAAACTGTAACCCTTCTGAAAAATCATAACTAAAATTTTCATCGTTAAAACCAGGAAGTTCTATAGAATAGGTATCACTGGAAATCTTTTTAGAAGATTCCCATGTAATGGTAAACTGTTTTTGTTGCCCAAAAGCAAAAACACATATAAATAATAAGACGAGTAAAATTTTCTCTTTCATTGCTAAAAATAACGTGAATAACCCTTATATAGTATGACTATAGCCTACAATTTTAAAAACTGATTCAAAAATACAATAATAATTTAGCAATACACACGTTAATAAAACACAAAATAAGATCGAAAAACCTCAAAAACATCGATGTAAGAACCAAAAAATAGGTTGAAATGCACATTTTTTTGGGTAAAATGTAAAAAAGAGCTTGCATTGTTAGGTTTAATTCTTATATTGCATCACCAAAAATATTATTAGCTTACTTAAACGTATGAATATGAAAAAAGTAGTAGCATTCAAGGTTTTACTAGTTTTAGCCCTAACCGCGACCATAACTAGTTGTAAAAAATCATCGAGCTCGAAGAACACTTCTAGAGCTACGGGATGGCAAATCAACTCACGTGAAGGAGGTTTTCAATACAATACAGACTTTAAAGAACAGGAAACTTCTCCTGGTTTAGTTTTTATTGAAGGAGGTACCTTTACCAAAGGACGAGTACAGGACGACGTAATGCACGATTGGAACAATACGCCAAACCAGCAACACGTTCAATCGTTCTATATGGATGAAACTGAGGTTACTAATGCCATGTATATGGAGTATTTAGATTGGATTAAACGCGTTTATCCACCTTCAGATGAAAACTTCAGAGCCATTTATCACGGAGCTTTACCAGACACCTTAGTTTGGAGAAATCGTTTAGGGTATAACGAAGTTATGACAGACAACTACTTGCGTCACCCGGCTTATGGTGAGTATCCTGTAGTTGGTGTTAGCTGGATTCAAGCTGTTGAGTTCGCTAACTGGCGTACAGATCGTGTTAACGAATACAACTTAGAACAAGCTGGTTACTTAAAACGTGATGCTAAAATTACCGATGTTGGTGCTGATGCCACGTTTAATACAGATACTTACATCAATTCTCCTACTTTAACGTATGGTGGTAATGAAGAAGTAATCAACCCTAATCAAGGAAGAAATAGATACGCCAGAACGGATGCTGAAGGCAATGAAACTAACATCTATGCAACAAGAGAAACCGGACTTATTACACCGAAGTACAGACTCCCTACTGAAACAGAGTGGGAATATGCTGCTTTAGGTTTAAGTGAAATTAGAAGTTATAACTTATACCGTGGACGTAAAAAATATCCATGGGACGGACAATACACTCGTAACGGAAAACGTAAATACCGTGGTGATCAGTTAGCTAACTTTAAACAAGGAAAAGGTGATTACGGTGGAATCGCAGGATGGTCTGATGACCGAGCAGATATCACTAACGCTGTAAAATCTTACGAGCCTAACGATTACGGTTTATATGATATGGCTGGTAACGTAGCAGAATGGGTTGCCGATGTTTACCGTCCAATTGTTGATGATGAATTCAACGATTTCAACTACTACCGCGGTAACGTATATACTAAAAACGCATTAAACGATGATGGTACTGTAAAAGTAGTTACTCCTGAAGATATTGTTTACGATACACTTTCTAACGGAAAAATTATTGCAAGAAACCTTCCGGGTGAAATTTTACAAGTTCCTGTTGATGAAAATGAGACCTATTTACGTACGAATTTCGACAAGAGTAATCAGGTAAACTACAGAGACGGTGATAGAAGATCTTCTCGTTATTTCGAGAGCTTTAACGACGAAGAGGGCGAAGAAAATCCAGATGCCCTTACAAGAAAAATGTACAACTCTCCTAAAAATGTTGTAACAAGAGATTCATTAGGTAATATTGTTAGAGAATACGATAAATCTAATAACAGAACGTCTTTAATTAATGACGAAGTTAGAGTTTACAAAGGAGGTTCTTGGAAAGACAGAGAATACTGGTTAGACCCTTCTCAACGTCGTTACTACCCGCAAGATATGGCAACAGATTACATCGGGTTTAGATGTGCTATGTCGAGAGTAGGTTCAAAATCTCAACAAAAATTCAAAACCAAAAACTAGTTAAACAACTTGTTGAAATAATATTAAAAGTCCTAACCCACAGTTAGGACTTTTTTAATACTTTTAATTTTCAATTTAAAAAACAATTTCTCCATTGAAAATCGCACAATTACACAGTCTTTTCTTAGAATGTCACAAAGTAAGTACCGACACCCGCAAAATTGACCATGACGACATGTTTTTTGCTTTAAAAGGTGAAAACTTCAATGGTAATACTTACGCAGAACAAGCACTAAAAAATGGAGCTAAATATTGTGTTATAGATGAAGAAGCATTCAACACATCTACACACACCATTCTTGTTGATAATGTTCTTGAAACCCTGCAAAACTTAGCAACATATCATAGAAATTATTTAAAACTTCCTATCATCGCTTTAACAGGTAGCAATGGCAAGACCACAACTAAAGAATTAATTAACGCAACGCTGTCTAAAAAATTTAAAACAACAGCAACGGTTGGTAATTTAAACAATCATATTGGAGTGCCATTAACGCTTTTATCCATGAACAGCGAAACCGAAATAGGCATTGTTGAAATGGGAGCAAATCACCTAAAAGAAATTGAAATGCTTTGTGCTATTGCCCAACCCGATTATGGCTATATCACCAACTTCGGAAAAGCCCATTTAGAAGGTTTTGGCAGTGTAGAAGGTGTCATTAAAGGAAAAAGTGAAATGTTCGACTATCTCATTTCAAACAACAAAACCATATTTGTTAACGGTAATGACTCTATTCAACTAGAAAAAACAGCAAATACTAACAGAATCGTTTTTGGAGACACGAACGAATTCAATGTCACTATCAATTTTATTGAAGCACAGCCCAACGTTAAGCTTAATTATAACAGTTTAACCATTCAAAGTCAGCTAATAGGTGCTTATAACTTCAATAATATTGCTGCCGCAATCACCATTGCAAATTACTTTGAAGTTGAAGATAATGATATAAAATCTGCAATTGAAAACTACTCTCCAACCAATAATCGTTCACAGGTTATTAACAAAGGTACCTGTAAAATCATACTGGATGCATACAATGCAAATCCAACAAGTATGCTAGCAGCACTTACCAATTTTGATAAACTAAAGGATACTAATAAAATAGCCATTATTGGAGATATGTTTGAACTTGGCCAGGAAGCTAAAGAAGAACATCAAAACATTGTTAAGTTATCAACATCTCTTAACATTGACAAGGTAATTGTTATTGGAGAAAATTTCTTTAACACTGAAACCACTGTTGAAAACCTGTTAAAATTCCAATCCTTTGAAGACTTTAAATCTAAAATGAACATTTCAGATTTATTCAACAGTACGCTTTTAATAAAAGGCTCCAGAGGTATGGCTATGGAAAGAATACTGGACTTATTATAATCAGATATAAAAAGTGCCTGAAATATATAAATATAACAGGCACGTATTTACTTAACTCTCCCTAAGAATTAATTAATAGCTTAGCAAAGATTGCACTTTATCGATTGTAGAACAATACTCAATTTGAGTATTTTCAACTATAAGTAGTGTTAAAAATAACTTTTAAATGATATTATTATTCATTTTTATAATTCCGATGAGCTCTCCTGTGGAAGAAATATTGAATTTTTTCAAAATATTACGACGGTGAGTATCAACTGTATTGGAACTTATATTTAGCTTCTCTGCTATTTCTTTACTGGAATAATTCAGTACCAATAATCTAATAATATCGCGTTCTCGATTACTTACTGCATCTGTTAATAACTTTTGAGAAAAGTTGTTAAAGTATACCGTTTCATACTCATTTTTATCATTCAATTTCTTAGCCGTAGCACATATACTCATTTTAATTTCCGGAGCCAATACAGTATAATGCGCTAAACCAATTATAGGCTTATTAGCAAGATCAAACTCAATAGGCGTGGTATTTTGCACTATATTCATATAAATGCCATCTCCGTTCATTAAACGATAGTTCCAGGTATAACTCATCTTACTTCTATCTTCCAAAGCTATTTCACTTAATGTAAATTTCATTAACTCATTTAACGCCTGAAGCCATTGCTCAACATCATCAGGATGCATTCTCGCCCAAAAATACCGCATACCTTGAGAATCGAATAAATTTTTATCCAATCCTAAACAAGCAGTCATATTTTTACTAACATATTCAAAAGTAAGATCTCGAGTATTGGTAATACAGAAAAATGTAGAACTATAAGGAAGATACTCATCTAACTCTATAATTTTTTGAATATGCTCTTCTAAAGAAGGATGTTCGTAACACCGGAACACTTCTTTGTAAACCCCTTTAATTTCATTTAAATCCATAATAGCAATTTATGTGTTGTTCTAAATGTATTAAAAATATGCTGAATGGTAAGATATAAGCGAACTACAAATAAAAAATGGTATAAAATAAAAAATCCTAAAGTATATTATACTTTAGGATTTTTCCTGTGGGCGCGAAGGGATTCGAACCCCTGACCCCTTGGGTGTAAACCAAGTGCTCTGAACCAACTGAGCTACGCGCCCGAATATTTTCGGGTTTTTAGATAATTTCTAAGTGAAATTAATCTTTCAATATGTCATTAAAACTTAATTATTATTTAAGCTTTAAACTTTTGTGGGCGCGAAGGGATTCGAACCCCTGACCCCTTGGGTGTAAACCAAGTGCTCTGAACCAACTGAGCTACGCGCCCGAATATTTTCGGGTTTGAGTAAATTTCCAATTGAAATTAGCCTCACAATATGTCATTAAAAAACCTGATTCTTATATCAGGTATTTTGAACTTTTGTGGGCGCGAAGGGATTCGAACCCCTGACCCCTTGGGTGTAAACCAAGTGCTCTGAACCAACTGAGCTACGCGCCCTTCAATTAGGTGTGCAAATATAAGCTAGTTTTTGATTCTACAAAAACATTTTTTGTAAAAATTTAAATTATTTCGGCAACAACAAAAGTGCTTCCCCCAATAAAAACAAAATCGTTTTCTCCGGCATTTTTTAAAGCCGACTTATACGCTTCATTAACAGAACCATATGTTTGACCTTTCAAATTATGCTGAGCGAAAGTATTCATTAAAACTTCGGCATCTAAACCACGAGGAATATCTGGTTTACAAAAATAATACTCAGCTTTTTTAGGTAGTAAATCGATAATGGAACTAATATCTTTATCATTTACCACTCCAAAAACAATATGCAAAGCATCAAAAGTTTCTTTTGATAGTTGTTTCATCACGTAAGTAAGTCCGTCTCGATTATGCCCGGTATCACAAACGACTTTAGGTTCTGTTCGCAAGGTTTGCCAACGCCCTAATAGGCCCGTATTATCAACAACATGTTTAAATCCTTCAGTAATGTGTGTTTCTGAAATATTAAAACCTTTTAACTGTAATTGTTTTATAGCTTGCTGAACAGTTACTATGTTCTTCGACTGGTAATCTCCAATTAAATCTGAAACGTATGTTTTTGACGGTTGTTGATCTGCAAAAATAATTTCAGATTGATTTTCCTGAGCTAACATTGCAAAAACAGCTGTAGTCTCCTTTTGCGTTTCTCCTATTACTACAGGAACATGCGGCTTTATTATCCCTCCTTTTTCGAAAGCAATGGCATCAAGTGTGTTTCCCAAAAACTGTGTATGATCTAAACCTATATTGGTAATCACCGAAACTTCCGGAGTAACGACATTAGTAGAATCTAATCGTCCGCCCATACCCACTTCAACGACCGCAATGTCTACCTGCTCCTTCGAAAAATAATCGAAAGCCATACCAACAGTCATTTCAAAAAAGGACAACTGATTGCTTTCTAAAAATGGTTTGTTTTCTTCAATAAAATCAATAACAAATGATTCGCCAACCACGTTACCATTAATTTTAATACGCTCTCTAAAGTCCTTTAAATGCGGAGATGTGTACAACCCAACTTTATAGCCTGCTTCCTGTAAAATAGAAGCTAGCATATGACTTGTAGAACCTTTTCCGTTGGTCCCAGCCACATGAATAGATTTAAAATTCTGTTCCGGATGATTTAACTTTTCAACCAGTTTAATGGTATTCGATAAGTCTTTTTTAAAAGCCGACTGGCCCTGGCGCTGATACATTGGTAGTTGGGTAAACATCCAATTGATTGTATCTTGATATGTCATGATATTACTGACCTAATTTGAAGTTTACTTTTACATACCCTATTTGCCTTGTAGGCGCATTAGAGTCTGCTTGCCATTTATGAGATAAGGCAATTTTTCTTGCTGGTTCCAGTAAACAAGCTGCGGTATTAGTCGTTCCTCTCGCTCCTGGTTTAGCTTCAATAACATTACCATTTTGGTTAACAACAATTTCAACGATAACCATGCCAGATTCATTACAATCTTGTGTGTAGGTTTTAAAACTAGCTTTTCCTCTTCCATTTAACCCGTAGCCTACACCACCACTTCCTGATCCTCCAGATCCAAAATAACTTGGAGCATACGGATCGCCATCAAGCTGACCTTTATCGCCTGCTTTATTGTCGTCTCCTTCTCCTCCTGTTGCTGTTCCTTCAGATTTACTAACCCCACCAATTAACGCATCGAGCTTTCTTTTCTTTTCTTCCTGCTCACGCT includes the following:
- the cdd gene encoding cytidine deaminase, whose translation is MKEIKIETVLQVYDTINELPKDIINLMERAVEARNKAYAPYSKFNVGAALLLNNGEIVSGNNQENASYPSGLCAERTAIYYAGANYPEAAVLKMAISATSINKPTLEPIPPCGACRQAIAEYEIKQNQPIEIYFMGETGKVAMSKSLENLLPFVFDKSAL
- the porV gene encoding type IX secretion system outer membrane channel protein PorV: MKNQLLLLLALMCVLSVSAQTTIRPNPNDSRVITTGMPFTLIAPDARAAGMGDMGVATSVDAFSQQWNSSKYVFSETKSGISLSYTPYLKKLVNDMGIAYLSYFNRLDERSAFAASFKYFGLGEIEFVNNEFDQPVIQKPNELAFDVSYALRLSDQYAMSVAMRYLLSDLRLNYDNSDASAASSFGVDISGYYQSEEEVYSDFNGRWRAGWAIQNIGPKFKYDDGGADNFQPTNLRLGGGFDFIFDQYNKLGVTLEVAKLLVPTPPIMGTEYNFTDNNSNGVYDEGVDELGDPVSSERNNIIYDGKSQDVNFLSGIFQSFGDAPGGFSEEIKEFTWALGAEYMYQDSFALRAGYFNESEEKGARKFMALGAGFKANVVNIDLSYLFSTAKVQSPLEGTLRFSLTLNIGSGTYMEY
- the porU gene encoding type IX secretion system sortase PorU translates to MKEKILLVLLFICVFAFGQQKQFTITWESSKKISSDTYSIELPGFNDENFSYDFSEGLQFVSQWVTSGVVNESSVAVSNVVYASISKQEFKDLDESTIPSKLKFSLKNAIARDKRFVLFQISPIIKDTNGTYKKVMSFQINYTLGVSTSRTNVSSKTYATKARTNSVLSSGEWYKFYVDTTGVFKLSKSFLQRLGVNVNSVDPRTIKLYGNGGRMIPYSNAEPYPFDVQENAIKFVGEEDGVFDSNDHILFYAQGPRMYNSESNTNINCYTDKTYYYINVSSGSGKRIQPFTQPTGTVDMVINTYQDYKFYEKDEHNIAFLGRRWFGDRFDVDNSKTYSFEFPDLVTTEPVTLKVYVAATSGSMSSMALTVNGSLITTMNLSGASSPTLASGASYFNDITVNSSTLNVGLNYNNQGNPSAVGYLDYISVEATRALKFYNKQFQFKNDVVASASGIGEYQISDASGISEIWDVTDIFNVLNYEHAEQASTLSFTTTLGELRNYVAVTASNFYEPKYDTNTTVSNQNIKGTVFRNSFGEEQDVDYIIVSPNNMLSQANRLAQINANQYGLNVKVFGLDEIYNEFSTGNPDIGAIRNLVKYVYDNPVNPGGEIKYLCLFGDGSFDYKDRIPNNTNIVPSWHSYNSFNLTNSYISDDFYGMMNENEGTMLTSDKLDIAVGRIIADNPQQAKELVDKIESYYSKEAYGSWRNNFVVVSDDVDQDWEGILQSTTDNLGNMVTEAKPFMNIVKIHSDAFKQETSAGGERYPQANTEFLNAIDNGALVINYFGHGGEDGLAQERILTKPNIESFRNYNKLNCFVTVTCEFTKFDNPYRQTAGEFTYWNKEAGAIGLITTTRQIFVSFAIAFNNVLGQYLFSFSDNDTYGDFEYPSMAEALRLTKNDPTLSGQSQRRLIFFIGDPAMKLAFAKPNISLTKINDVPITQATDTLKALSYVKLAGEVTDLSGNILSNYNGVLSTTIYDKDIDRQTLANDGTTLNGQLVKLNFKTLGEVIFRGQASVTNGQFEFDFIVPKDIGIPVGSGKVSFYSENGALLEDQTGASVDIVKIGGLNEDAEEDNIGPVITLYMNDETFVSGGITNESPTLLAKLEDANGINTASGIGHDIVAIIDGDETNPYILNDYYQTELDVYTNGIVSFPFRDLEPGLHTLTLKAWDVYNNSSIAEIQFVVYDQDQELVIDNVLNYPNPFVNYTEFWFNHNSSAPLNVSIQIFTVSGKLVRTLNGQTSGGGIINSTLSRDIVWDGRDDFGDRIGKGVYIYKLTVQSELLNKKVEKIEKLVIL
- the gldJ gene encoding gliding motility lipoprotein GldJ yields the protein MNMKKVVAFKVLLVLALTATITSCKKSSSSKNTSRATGWQINSREGGFQYNTDFKEQETSPGLVFIEGGTFTKGRVQDDVMHDWNNTPNQQHVQSFYMDETEVTNAMYMEYLDWIKRVYPPSDENFRAIYHGALPDTLVWRNRLGYNEVMTDNYLRHPAYGEYPVVGVSWIQAVEFANWRTDRVNEYNLEQAGYLKRDAKITDVGADATFNTDTYINSPTLTYGGNEEVINPNQGRNRYARTDAEGNETNIYATRETGLITPKYRLPTETEWEYAALGLSEIRSYNLYRGRKKYPWDGQYTRNGKRKYRGDQLANFKQGKGDYGGIAGWSDDRADITNAVKSYEPNDYGLYDMAGNVAEWVADVYRPIVDDEFNDFNYYRGNVYTKNALNDDGTVKVVTPEDIVYDTLSNGKIIARNLPGEILQVPVDENETYLRTNFDKSNQVNYRDGDRRSSRYFESFNDEEGEENPDALTRKMYNSPKNVVTRDSLGNIVREYDKSNNRTSLINDEVRVYKGGSWKDREYWLDPSQRRYYPQDMATDYIGFRCAMSRVGSKSQQKFKTKN
- a CDS encoding UDP-N-acetylmuramoyl-tripeptide--D-alanyl-D-alanine ligase is translated as MKIAQLHSLFLECHKVSTDTRKIDHDDMFFALKGENFNGNTYAEQALKNGAKYCVIDEEAFNTSTHTILVDNVLETLQNLATYHRNYLKLPIIALTGSNGKTTTKELINATLSKKFKTTATVGNLNNHIGVPLTLLSMNSETEIGIVEMGANHLKEIEMLCAIAQPDYGYITNFGKAHLEGFGSVEGVIKGKSEMFDYLISNNKTIFVNGNDSIQLEKTANTNRIVFGDTNEFNVTINFIEAQPNVKLNYNSLTIQSQLIGAYNFNNIAAAITIANYFEVEDNDIKSAIENYSPTNNRSQVINKGTCKIILDAYNANPTSMLAALTNFDKLKDTNKIAIIGDMFELGQEAKEEHQNIVKLSTSLNIDKVIVIGENFFNTETTVENLLKFQSFEDFKSKMNISDLFNSTLLIKGSRGMAMERILDLL
- a CDS encoding LuxR C-terminal-related transcriptional regulator, translated to MFRCYEHPSLEEHIQKIIELDEYLPYSSTFFCITNTRDLTFEYVSKNMTACLGLDKNLFDSQGMRYFWARMHPDDVEQWLQALNELMKFTLSEIALEDRSKMSYTWNYRLMNGDGIYMNIVQNTTPIEFDLANKPIIGLAHYTVLAPEIKMSICATAKKLNDKNEYETVYFNNFSQKLLTDAVSNRERDIIRLLVLNYSSKEIAEKLNISSNTVDTHRRNILKKFNISSTGELIGIIKMNNNII